In Gammaproteobacteria bacterium, one genomic interval encodes:
- a CDS encoding RNA pyrophosphohydrolase: MIDHNGYRRGIGIVIWDGRDRVLLARRSDHRGWQFPQGGVRQGEPPRDAMYRELKEELGLEPSQVREVARMGRWVNYKLPSRYRRSRAPRCIGQKQLWWLLRLNCTDERVRPDLAEEPEFDDWSWVDYWLPVEEVVFFKRSVYRQVLEEFGERVGLRATVNMR; the protein is encoded by the coding sequence ATCATCGACCACAACGGCTATCGACGGGGCATCGGCATCGTCATATGGGACGGTCGCGACCGGGTTTTGCTGGCGCGCCGCAGCGATCATCGCGGCTGGCAGTTTCCCCAGGGTGGCGTTCGGCAGGGGGAACCGCCGCGCGACGCCATGTACCGCGAACTGAAGGAAGAACTGGGGCTGGAACCGTCTCAGGTAAGGGAAGTGGCGCGCATGGGCCGGTGGGTGAATTACAAGCTGCCGTCGAGGTACCGGCGTTCGCGTGCGCCGCGCTGCATCGGCCAGAAACAGCTCTGGTGGCTGCTGAGGCTCAACTGCACGGACGAGCGCGTTCGTCCCGACCTCGCCGAAGAGCCTGAATTCGACGATTGGAGCTGGGTGGATTACTGGCTTCCGGTCGAGGAAGTCGTGTTCTTCAAGCGCTCCGTTTACCGGCAGGTTCTGGAGGAATTCGGGGAGCGCGTCGGCCTGCGGGCGACGGTGAACATGCGGTAA
- a CDS encoding class I SAM-dependent methyltransferase has translation MIAAARQQNPVATVPYDDADAPSIAVVVDDVLLRHHEILPFPRKDTLLALGCVTPGQQASMSHSVKQHLRLEIEAYDRTIRTWIPGYEQALKRAAREVARAQPRRVLDLGAGTGALSEAILEQTATATVELLDLDEEMLAQARVRLKRFGERARYRRQSFLDPLPECDTVAASLALHHVPAMTEKTQLYRRILEALAPGGVLVNADVTMPSGEPRRSEHYAKWAAHLVSCGIGKDRAYEHFREWAGEDTYFPLEKELEAMTEAGFDVACAWRDIPNTLIIGRKP, from the coding sequence ATGATCGCTGCGGCGCGCCAGCAAAACCCGGTCGCGACCGTCCCATATGACGATGCCGATGCCCCGTCGATAGCCGTTGTGGTCGATGATGTCCTGCTCAGGCACCACGAAATTCTCCCCTTCCCGCGAAAGGATACCCTGCTTGCATTAGGATGCGTAACTCCCGGACAGCAAGCCAGCATGAGTCATTCCGTAAAGCAGCACCTCCGCCTGGAAATCGAGGCCTACGACCGGACCATACGCACCTGGATTCCCGGTTACGAGCAGGCGCTGAAACGGGCCGCCCGGGAGGTTGCCCGCGCGCAACCGCGCCGGGTGCTGGACCTGGGCGCCGGGACCGGCGCCCTTTCCGAAGCCATACTGGAACAGACTGCAACGGCCACGGTCGAATTGCTCGACCTGGACGAGGAAATGCTTGCCCAGGCCCGGGTGCGGCTGAAGCGCTTCGGCGAAAGGGCGCGCTACCGCCGGCAATCGTTTCTTGATCCCCTGCCGGAATGCGATACGGTCGCAGCGTCGCTGGCGTTGCACCATGTGCCCGCCATGACGGAGAAGACGCAACTCTACAGGCGGATCCTCGAAGCGCTTGCGCCGGGCGGCGTGCTGGTCAACGCCGACGTGACCATGCCGTCAGGCGAACCGCGGCGCAGCGAACACTACGCGAAGTGGGCGGCGCATCTGGTCTCATGCGGTATCGGGAAGGACCGCGCCTACGAGCACTTCAGGGAGTGGGCCGGCGAGGATACGTATTTCCCGCTGGAAAAGGAGCTGGAGGCCATGACGGAGGCCGGCTTTGACGTTGCCTGCGCCTGGCGGGACATTCCCAACACGCTGATCATCGGACGAAAGCCCTGA
- a CDS encoding M1 family metallopeptidase — MENANEQPFEDKFRQLEEILPTPNAYRNAAGQPGHAYWQQQVDYSIAVTLDEEEQRISATQTVTYHNNSPDTLTYLWLHLDQNRFRDDSIAEMSSTFEEPTSAGASEGDAAQISLGSLRRLQYMDDEDLGFEIGAVTDSNGRPMPHVIVGTLMRVDLAAPLATGEQTEFNVDFAYNIVHGSAFRARGGYEHFPDDARTGGNHIFAIAQWFPRLAAYTDYEGWTNKEFLGSGEFTLEFGDYDVAITVPSDHIVSATGELTNGGEVLTPEQQARLRQAETAERPVYIVTPDEARENERDGASDTATWRFSAKNVRDFAWASSRKFIWDAKGMQQPGAKQEQIMAMSFYPKEGGTLWSDYSTEVVIHALEVYTRFTFDYPWPTAQSVSVGFLGGMEYPMITFNGPRTTLRDDGSRTYTLGDKSFLIGVIIHEIGHFFFPMIVNSDERQWTWMDEGLNSYLDAVAGREWDPEISWAVEPRDMTDYMTSTDQVPIMTQADSLLQVGPNAYGKPTAALNILRETILGRELFDFALKEYARRWKFKRPTPADFFRTMEEASGVDLDWFWRGWFYTTDHVDISLDRVYEMRLDTEDPDVDYARLREVKDSEPPSVFVEKNRAEGRRTWIERNPDVRDFYDENDEFTVTEVERTRYEEFLAGLEDWERATLERAVDEDLNYYILEFSNIGGLVMPILLEVTYASGGRELINLPAETWRRTPHGLKKLLVSPEKISSIVVDPKWETADADIENNYYPRRMIPSRIESVRRPPSGNLADRDIMHNVRSAEGD; from the coding sequence ATGGAGAACGCGAACGAGCAGCCGTTTGAGGACAAGTTCCGGCAACTCGAGGAAATACTTCCGACCCCCAACGCCTACCGCAACGCCGCCGGACAACCCGGCCACGCGTACTGGCAGCAGCAGGTGGACTACTCGATTGCCGTAACGCTGGACGAGGAGGAGCAGCGCATCTCCGCCACCCAGACCGTGACCTATCACAACAACTCGCCCGACACGCTTACCTATCTGTGGCTGCACCTGGACCAGAACCGGTTCCGCGACGATTCGATCGCGGAAATGAGCAGCACGTTCGAGGAACCTACCTCGGCAGGCGCGAGCGAGGGCGATGCGGCGCAGATCAGCCTCGGCAGCCTGCGCCGGCTGCAGTACATGGACGACGAGGATCTGGGGTTCGAAATCGGCGCGGTAACCGACAGTAACGGCCGACCGATGCCGCACGTGATCGTCGGCACCCTGATGCGGGTGGATCTTGCGGCGCCGCTGGCGACCGGCGAACAGACCGAGTTCAACGTCGATTTCGCCTACAACATCGTGCACGGTTCCGCATTCCGGGCACGGGGCGGCTACGAGCACTTCCCCGACGACGCCCGTACCGGCGGGAACCACATCTTCGCCATCGCGCAGTGGTTTCCGCGCCTGGCCGCCTACACCGACTACGAGGGCTGGACCAACAAGGAATTCCTCGGCTCGGGCGAATTCACGCTGGAGTTCGGCGACTATGACGTGGCCATCACGGTACCCTCCGACCACATCGTCTCGGCCACCGGAGAACTGACCAACGGCGGGGAAGTGCTGACGCCCGAACAGCAGGCGCGGCTCAGGCAGGCCGAAACCGCCGAACGGCCGGTTTACATCGTCACGCCCGACGAGGCGCGCGAGAACGAACGCGACGGCGCCTCCGACACCGCCACCTGGCGTTTCTCGGCGAAGAACGTGCGCGATTTTGCCTGGGCCTCATCGCGCAAGTTCATCTGGGACGCGAAGGGCATGCAACAGCCCGGCGCCAAGCAGGAACAGATCATGGCCATGTCCTTCTACCCCAAGGAGGGCGGGACGCTCTGGTCGGACTATTCCACCGAGGTCGTGATCCACGCGCTTGAGGTGTACACGCGGTTCACGTTCGACTACCCCTGGCCCACCGCCCAGTCCGTGAGCGTAGGGTTCCTCGGCGGCATGGAATACCCGATGATTACCTTCAACGGCCCGCGAACCACCTTGCGAGACGACGGATCGCGGACCTACACCCTCGGCGACAAGAGCTTCCTTATCGGCGTGATCATTCACGAAATCGGCCATTTCTTCTTCCCGATGATCGTGAACTCCGACGAGCGCCAGTGGACCTGGATGGACGAAGGCCTGAACAGCTACCTCGACGCCGTGGCCGGGCGCGAGTGGGACCCGGAGATCAGCTGGGCGGTAGAACCGCGCGACATGACCGATTACATGACATCGACCGACCAGGTGCCGATCATGACCCAGGCCGACAGCCTGCTGCAGGTGGGGCCCAATGCCTACGGCAAACCGACGGCCGCGCTCAATATCCTGCGGGAGACGATTCTGGGCCGCGAGCTGTTCGACTTCGCCCTGAAGGAATACGCCCGCCGCTGGAAATTCAAGCGGCCGACGCCGGCCGATTTCTTCCGCACGATGGAAGAAGCCTCGGGCGTGGACCTGGACTGGTTCTGGCGCGGCTGGTTTTACACCACCGACCACGTGGACATCTCGCTCGACCGGGTTTATGAAATGCGCCTGGACACCGAAGATCCGGACGTGGACTACGCCCGGCTTCGCGAGGTCAAGGATTCCGAACCACCGTCCGTATTCGTCGAGAAGAACCGGGCCGAGGGGAGGCGCACCTGGATCGAAAGAAACCCGGACGTGCGCGACTTCTACGATGAGAACGACGAATTCACGGTAACCGAGGTGGAACGCACGCGCTACGAGGAATTCCTGGCGGGGCTCGAGGACTGGGAACGCGCCACCCTGGAAAGGGCGGTGGACGAGGACCTCAACTACTACATCCTCGAGTTTTCCAATATCGGCGGGCTGGTTATGCCCATCCTTCTCGAGGTCACGTACGCGAGCGGCGGCCGGGAGCTGATCAACCTGCCGGCCGAAACCTGGCGGCGCACTCCGCACGGCCTGAAGAAACTGCTTGTGTCGCCGGAGAAGATCAGCAGCATCGTGGTGGACCCGAAGTGGGAAACCGCCGATGCGGACATCGAGAACAACTACTATCCCAGGCGCATGATCCCGTCGCGGATCGAGAGTGTCAGAAGGCCGCCGTCAGGAAACCTGGCCGACCGCGACATCATGCACAACGTAAGGAGCGCGGAGGGGGATTGA
- a CDS encoding TonB-dependent receptor, whose protein sequence is MSRCSTFFRPVIFAGLLFLLPVSSLLADGAVEGRVSDQSGEVYFEGAIVSLPELNVERVTDSAGRFRFQSLPAGDYRLEVSYVGAEPVSVAVTVRDDATEEANVRIGSQVGLMENIIVVGQAAGAYGAINRMRSADNLISVVTSDSIGQFPDENVSEALQRINGVFIERDQGEGRFVGVRGIDPQLNVASINGLNVPAPESDRRNVALDVIPSDLVESLEVTKTLTPDQDGDAIGGTINIKSLSAFDREGMSYQLKGQSFYNDLQGSRGHKFSGTFTNAFDFAGGELGLAMSISTNEREFGTDNLEADGGWEEDGGVRYHEELEKRNYEITRERNGVAMNLDFRASETSNYYLRTLYSDFSDLELRNRIEFKLDKGDQVYDSDSLTATDTRLQRELKDRYEEQEILSVLVGGENLIGDWTVEYSAGYSEASEEEPGRVDSQFEMNGVEYTRYDNLGRVPTLSFSADGAVAENFELDEIAIEDNFTNDEETALKFDITRDMTFGGYPGYIRFGAKYRARDKNRDAGLRIFEKFDDAFDSVPTLDQFVSGSADYKLGAYGPYVAPGLQSSFVWGNIGGSSACLLESYDEDACPFIMDVDGSRVGSAADYDIEENVSALYLMQRIDLNNLRLVYGVRYEGTDFTARGAYVREVDVDGQDDVQISESRYESDYSSILPSINMRYRLSKNLVLRGAYTHSMARPSFGDLNPTPSAIEIEQDDNAIEMAVEAGNPELKPYKARNMDLALEYYPGNMGVFSAGAFYKRIDDFVFSADVSSVADPSEYAGNIAVTDLEVFKPLNGQSASLYGLELGWTRQFTELPGALSGLILMANATFTDSDADLGLGPNADRADESKLPLQADLVTNFVVGYEKYGWSVRLSSAFIGNRITEINLEDQSNDLYEDGHHQIDLTVKYDVNEQLQLYFNAMNLGEEPNYRYYGRSRYNGQYDEIGRSYVFGISYRSF, encoded by the coding sequence ATGTCTCGATGCTCAACCTTTTTCCGCCCTGTAATTTTTGCAGGGTTGCTCTTCCTCTTGCCCGTTTCAAGCCTCTTGGCCGACGGTGCGGTCGAGGGTCGCGTCAGCGATCAGTCCGGCGAGGTGTACTTCGAGGGCGCGATCGTTTCGCTGCCGGAATTGAACGTAGAGCGCGTTACCGACTCCGCGGGCCGCTTCCGTTTTCAGAGCTTGCCGGCAGGCGACTACCGGCTCGAAGTCAGCTACGTGGGCGCGGAGCCGGTGTCGGTCGCGGTGACCGTGCGGGATGACGCCACCGAAGAGGCCAACGTCAGGATCGGCTCCCAGGTTGGCCTGATGGAGAACATCATCGTTGTCGGGCAGGCGGCCGGCGCCTACGGCGCGATCAACCGCATGCGCTCCGCGGACAATCTCATCTCCGTCGTGACCAGCGATTCGATCGGCCAGTTCCCCGACGAAAACGTCAGCGAGGCCCTGCAGAGGATCAACGGCGTGTTCATCGAACGCGACCAGGGCGAGGGCCGCTTCGTGGGGGTGCGGGGCATCGACCCGCAACTCAACGTGGCCAGCATCAACGGCCTGAACGTGCCGGCGCCCGAAAGCGACCGGCGCAACGTGGCGCTGGACGTCATCCCCTCCGACCTGGTGGAGAGCCTCGAGGTAACCAAGACGCTGACTCCGGACCAGGACGGCGACGCGATCGGCGGCACGATCAACATCAAGAGCCTGAGCGCCTTCGACCGCGAGGGCATGAGCTACCAGCTGAAAGGCCAGTCCTTCTACAACGACCTGCAGGGCAGCCGCGGCCACAAGTTCTCCGGGACCTTCACCAACGCATTCGATTTCGCCGGCGGCGAACTGGGCCTGGCGATGAGCATCTCCACCAACGAGCGGGAGTTCGGCACCGACAACCTGGAAGCCGACGGCGGCTGGGAGGAAGACGGCGGCGTGCGCTACCACGAGGAACTGGAGAAGCGCAATTACGAGATCACCCGCGAGCGCAACGGTGTTGCGATGAACCTGGACTTTCGCGCCAGCGAGACTTCGAACTACTACCTGCGCACGCTGTACAGCGACTTCTCCGACCTGGAGTTGCGAAACCGGATCGAGTTCAAGCTCGACAAGGGTGACCAGGTGTACGACAGCGACAGCCTTACCGCCACGGACACGCGTTTGCAGCGCGAGTTGAAGGACCGCTACGAAGAGCAGGAAATTCTCTCGGTGCTTGTCGGCGGCGAGAACCTGATCGGCGACTGGACGGTGGAATACAGCGCCGGCTACTCGGAGGCCAGCGAGGAGGAGCCCGGTCGCGTCGATTCCCAGTTCGAGATGAACGGTGTGGAGTACACGCGGTATGACAACCTCGGGCGTGTGCCTACGCTGTCCTTCAGCGCCGATGGCGCCGTGGCGGAGAACTTCGAGCTGGACGAAATCGCCATCGAGGACAATTTCACGAACGACGAGGAAACCGCCTTGAAGTTCGATATCACCCGCGACATGACTTTCGGCGGTTATCCCGGCTATATCCGCTTCGGCGCCAAGTACCGGGCGCGTGACAAAAACCGGGATGCCGGTTTGCGAATCTTCGAGAAATTCGACGATGCATTCGATTCCGTGCCCACGCTCGATCAATTCGTGTCCGGTTCGGCCGACTACAAGCTGGGGGCTTATGGGCCTTACGTGGCTCCCGGGCTGCAGAGCAGCTTCGTGTGGGGCAACATCGGCGGATCGTCGGCCTGCCTGCTGGAGAGCTACGACGAAGACGCCTGTCCGTTCATCATGGACGTGGACGGGTCGCGGGTCGGTTCGGCGGCCGACTACGACATCGAGGAGAACGTGTCCGCGCTCTACCTGATGCAGAGGATCGACCTAAACAATCTGCGCCTCGTGTACGGTGTCCGCTACGAGGGCACCGACTTCACGGCCAGGGGCGCTTACGTTCGCGAAGTGGACGTGGACGGCCAGGATGACGTGCAGATCTCCGAGTCCCGCTACGAGAGCGATTACAGCAGCATCCTTCCCAGCATCAATATGCGCTACAGGCTTTCGAAGAACCTGGTGCTGCGCGGGGCCTACACCCATTCCATGGCGCGGCCTTCGTTCGGCGACCTCAACCCCACCCCCTCCGCCATCGAAATCGAGCAGGATGACAACGCGATCGAGATGGCCGTGGAGGCCGGCAATCCGGAACTCAAGCCCTACAAGGCGCGCAACATGGACCTTGCACTGGAGTACTACCCGGGCAACATGGGCGTCTTCAGCGCCGGCGCGTTCTACAAGCGCATAGACGACTTCGTGTTCAGTGCCGACGTGAGTTCCGTCGCGGACCCGTCGGAATACGCGGGGAACATCGCCGTGACCGACCTCGAGGTGTTCAAGCCGCTCAACGGCCAGTCGGCCAGCCTGTACGGGCTGGAGTTGGGATGGACCCGCCAGTTCACCGAGTTGCCTGGCGCGCTGAGCGGCCTGATCCTGATGGCCAACGCCACGTTTACCGACAGCGACGCCGACCTTGGCCTGGGCCCCAACGCCGACCGCGCTGACGAGTCGAAACTGCCGTTGCAGGCCGACCTGGTCACCAATTTCGTCGTCGGTTACGAGAAGTACGGCTGGAGCGTCAGGCTGTCCTCGGCGTTCATCGGCAATCGCATTACCGAAATCAACCTGGAGGACCAGAGCAACGACCTGTACGAAGACGGCCATCACCAGATCGACCTTACCGTCAAGTACGACGTGAACGAACAGCTTCAGCTTTACTTCAACGCCATGAACCTGGGCGAGGAGCCCAACTATCGCTACTACGGCCGTTCGCGCTACAACGGCCAGTACGACGAAATCGGACGCTCGTACGTGTTCGGAATCTCCTACCGCAGCTTCTGA
- a CDS encoding phytase: MRPAVSRRRFLMAAGLVAFLTGGVTGGCSDDPAVAARTDLPAVYAVVETEPVRGGGDAADDPAIWIHPADASLSLVLGTDKRRGLSVYDLSGREVQFLPRGRMNNVDLRQGVAMAGGPATLAVATNRTERAMDIFTVSTDGQVELALAQALEIGDPYGICMHLDAAGVAYAYVNGSDGEYEIWRLNEGGELRPERIDRFSLPTKPEGCVVDDSTGIAYIGEEEHGIWKMPAGAGGSGEKTLLDSVDSDRLAADVEGLDIYRTADGGAILVASSQGDYTFAFYDLNDGDRYLGSVRVADDPASGIDGAEETDGLAVTAVNLGPGFEQGVLVVQDGFNRQPEEKQNFKLVPFGSVAAALKLDATPASE, encoded by the coding sequence ATGCGGCCGGCAGTGAGCAGGCGCCGCTTCCTGATGGCGGCGGGACTGGTCGCGTTTTTGACCGGCGGCGTGACGGGCGGATGCTCGGACGATCCGGCGGTAGCGGCACGCACCGATCTTCCCGCCGTTTATGCCGTTGTTGAGACGGAACCGGTGCGCGGCGGGGGCGACGCCGCCGACGATCCGGCAATCTGGATACATCCGGCCGACGCTTCGCTGAGCCTGGTTCTGGGGACCGACAAGCGTCGCGGGCTGTCGGTTTACGACCTTTCCGGACGGGAAGTGCAATTCCTGCCGCGCGGGCGCATGAACAACGTGGATTTGCGCCAGGGCGTGGCGATGGCCGGCGGTCCGGCGACTCTGGCGGTCGCAACCAACCGTACCGAACGCGCGATGGACATATTCACCGTTTCCACGGACGGGCAGGTGGAGCTGGCACTGGCGCAGGCGCTTGAGATCGGGGACCCGTACGGTATCTGCATGCACCTGGATGCCGCCGGCGTCGCCTACGCCTACGTGAATGGCAGCGACGGAGAATACGAGATCTGGCGTCTGAACGAAGGGGGCGAACTGAGGCCGGAACGCATCGACCGGTTCTCGCTTCCCACCAAGCCCGAGGGCTGCGTCGTCGACGACAGCACCGGTATCGCCTACATCGGCGAGGAGGAGCATGGCATCTGGAAGATGCCGGCGGGCGCCGGGGGATCCGGCGAGAAAACGCTTCTTGATTCGGTGGATTCGGATCGCCTGGCGGCGGACGTGGAGGGGCTGGACATCTATCGAACCGCCGATGGCGGAGCGATTCTGGTCGCTTCCAGCCAGGGCGACTACACGTTTGCCTTCTACGATCTCAATGACGGCGACCGCTATCTCGGCTCCGTGCGCGTGGCCGACGATCCGGCCTCCGGAATCGATGGCGCCGAGGAAACCGACGGCCTGGCGGTCACCGCCGTCAACCTGGGGCCGGGATTCGAGCAGGGCGTGCTGGTCGTGCAGGACGGGTTCAACCGCCAACCGGAAGAGAAACAGAACTTCAAGCTTGTCCCGTTCGGTTCGGTCGCCGCAGCGCTGAAGCTGGACGCAACGCCCGCAAGCGAATAA
- a CDS encoding prephenate dehydrogenase/arogenate dehydrogenase family protein gives MPNLEDLRKQLGAIDREIIALLARRQDISAQVGKVKHDAGVPSRDFAQEVRVVGRARDQAEKAGLPGDLAENIVRLLINASLSRQERVRLQARGQGEGHRALVVGGGGQMGRWFCEFLGSQGYAVTVADPHSPPRKLPHVENWIDASGEFELTVVAAPVAISAGILRDMHRTRHAGLIFDIASIKAPVKDELTRMAADGMQVASIHPMFGPDTDLLSGCHILLMDVGAPQAARAAAAVFDGTMAEILPVPLDQHDRLIAWVLGVSHAINLAFIHALEESGEQAPVLARMSSTTFDAQLDVARAVAADNPHLYFEIQQLNPHGAEVLGELMSTVGKLSRIVGDGDESAFVKLMESGRRYLAARE, from the coding sequence ATGCCGAACCTCGAAGACCTAAGAAAGCAACTGGGCGCCATCGACCGCGAGATCATCGCCCTGCTGGCCCGGCGCCAGGACATTTCCGCACAGGTCGGCAAGGTCAAGCACGATGCCGGCGTACCCTCGCGCGATTTCGCCCAGGAGGTGCGCGTGGTTGGCCGGGCCCGCGATCAGGCGGAAAAGGCCGGCCTGCCGGGTGATCTGGCCGAGAACATCGTGCGTTTGCTGATCAATGCGTCGTTATCGCGCCAGGAAAGGGTCCGGCTGCAGGCGCGCGGTCAGGGCGAGGGCCATCGGGCGCTGGTCGTGGGCGGCGGCGGTCAGATGGGCCGCTGGTTCTGCGAGTTCCTGGGATCCCAGGGCTACGCCGTGACCGTTGCCGATCCGCACAGCCCGCCAAGGAAACTTCCCCACGTGGAGAACTGGATCGACGCCTCGGGCGAATTCGAACTTACCGTGGTCGCCGCGCCGGTAGCGATCAGCGCCGGCATTCTCAGGGACATGCACCGGACGCGGCATGCCGGACTCATCTTCGATATTGCTTCGATCAAGGCCCCGGTGAAGGACGAATTGACCCGCATGGCCGCCGACGGAATGCAGGTAGCGTCGATCCATCCGATGTTCGGACCCGATACCGACCTGCTGTCCGGCTGCCACATATTGCTTATGGACGTCGGCGCGCCGCAGGCGGCCCGGGCCGCCGCGGCGGTGTTCGACGGCACGATGGCCGAAATCCTGCCGGTGCCGCTGGACCAGCACGACCGGCTGATCGCCTGGGTGCTGGGCGTCTCCCATGCGATCAACCTGGCATTCATCCACGCGCTGGAGGAAAGCGGCGAGCAGGCGCCGGTGCTGGCCCGCATGTCCAGCACCACCTTCGATGCCCAGCTCGACGTCGCCCGCGCGGTGGCCGCCGACAATCCGCACCTGTACTTCGAGATTCAGCAGCTGAATCCGCATGGCGCGGAAGTCCTGGGCGAGTTGATGTCCACGGTCGGGAAACTCTCCCGCATCGTCGGTGATGGCGATGAGTCGGCGTTTGTCAAGCTGATGGAAAGCGGTCGCCGCTACCTGGCCGCGCGCGAGTAG
- a CDS encoding D-glycerate dehydrogenase, with protein MKSRARIVLSRRWPKRIQSLIEDDYEVWSNDQDHPMSAAAMRQALRRADGFCPTVTDRLDAEVLRVPSPRTRILANFGVGFEHIDLNAARRSGIVVTNTPDVLTDCTADLAMALILAAARGVVSGDRMLRAGDWAGWRPTHIPGVRVSGKSLGLVGFGRIGRAVARRAGAGFGMRVRVLDPRPPAGEEARGLGVEVCADLDDLLETSDFVSLHCPVTPKTEGMIGEPQFRRMRPGAILINTARGALVDERALAEALRSGRLAAAGLDVYAREPEVPAELKEIGRVVLLPHLGSATRETREAMGLRVKENLDRFFAGEEPPDRVA; from the coding sequence GTGAAATCCAGGGCCAGGATCGTCCTCAGCCGGCGCTGGCCGAAGCGCATCCAGTCACTCATCGAGGACGACTACGAGGTCTGGTCAAACGACCAGGACCACCCGATGAGCGCGGCGGCCATGCGCCAGGCGCTGCGGCGCGCCGACGGTTTCTGTCCCACGGTGACGGACCGCCTGGATGCCGAAGTGTTGCGAGTGCCGTCGCCACGCACGCGGATTCTGGCCAACTTCGGCGTCGGATTCGAACACATCGACCTTAATGCCGCGCGCCGTTCGGGCATTGTGGTCACGAATACGCCGGACGTCCTCACCGATTGCACGGCGGACCTGGCCATGGCGCTGATACTGGCCGCGGCGCGCGGCGTCGTGAGTGGCGACCGCATGCTGCGGGCCGGCGACTGGGCCGGTTGGCGGCCGACGCATATTCCGGGTGTGCGGGTCAGCGGCAAGTCGCTGGGTCTTGTGGGCTTCGGCCGGATCGGGAGAGCCGTGGCCAGGCGCGCGGGAGCCGGTTTCGGGATGCGCGTTCGCGTCCTTGACCCGCGGCCGCCCGCGGGCGAAGAAGCGCGCGGACTGGGCGTTGAAGTCTGTGCCGATCTGGACGATCTGCTTGAGACCAGCGACTTTGTCTCGCTGCACTGCCCCGTGACGCCGAAGACGGAAGGAATGATCGGCGAACCGCAATTCAGGCGAATGCGCCCGGGGGCGATACTCATCAACACCGCCCGGGGCGCATTGGTTGACGAGCGTGCGCTGGCGGAGGCGCTGCGCTCGGGACGGCTGGCGGCCGCCGGGCTGGACGTGTATGCCCGCGAGCCGGAGGTGCCGGCGGAACTGAAGGAAATCGGCCGGGTCGTGCTGCTTCCGCACCTGGGCAGCGCGACGCGGGAGACCCGCGAGGCGATGGGATTGCGGGTAAAGGAGAACCTGGACCGATTCTTTGCCGGCGAGGAGCCGCCCGACCGCGTGGCCTGA
- a CDS encoding S-(hydroxymethyl)glutathione dehydrogenase/class III alcohol dehydrogenase: MKARAAVAWAAGEPLQIEAVDVEGPREGEALVRIVATGVCHTDAYTLSGDDPEGAFPAILGHEGGGVVEEVGPGVTSVKPGDHVIPLYTAECRKCEFCESGLTNLCQAIRVTQGQGLMPDGSSRFSSGGKTVLHYMGTSTFSEYTVLPEISLAKINPAAPLDKICLLGCGITTGIGAVLNTAKVRAGSTVAVFGLGAIGLSVIQGAVMAQAGRIIGIDINPSKFEMAGHLGATDFVNPKDHGAPIQDVIVDLTDGGVDYSFECVGNVELMRAALECCHKGWGESTIIGVAGAGQEIATRPFQLVTGRVWRGTAFGGVRGRSDLPGIVDQYMAGEIEVDRMITHTMQLDEINDAFHLMHEGESIRSVVYF; this comes from the coding sequence ATGAAAGCACGCGCAGCCGTAGCCTGGGCCGCGGGAGAGCCGCTGCAGATCGAAGCCGTGGACGTTGAAGGCCCGCGCGAAGGCGAGGCGCTGGTGCGCATCGTAGCGACCGGCGTCTGCCACACCGACGCCTACACCTTGTCCGGCGACGATCCGGAGGGCGCTTTTCCCGCCATACTCGGCCACGAGGGCGGCGGGGTCGTGGAGGAAGTCGGCCCCGGCGTTACCAGCGTCAAGCCCGGCGATCACGTCATACCGTTGTACACGGCGGAATGCCGGAAATGCGAATTCTGCGAGTCCGGCCTGACCAATCTCTGCCAGGCCATTCGCGTTACCCAGGGCCAGGGGCTGATGCCGGACGGCAGCAGCCGGTTTTCCTCGGGGGGCAAGACCGTGTTGCACTACATGGGCACCTCGACGTTTTCGGAGTACACGGTCCTGCCGGAAATCTCCCTGGCGAAGATCAACCCGGCCGCGCCGCTGGACAAGATCTGCCTGCTGGGTTGCGGCATCACGACAGGCATCGGCGCCGTACTCAATACGGCCAAGGTGCGCGCCGGATCTACGGTGGCGGTTTTCGGCCTGGGCGCCATCGGCCTGAGCGTCATCCAGGGGGCGGTCATGGCCCAGGCCGGGCGCATAATCGGCATCGACATCAATCCGTCCAAGTTCGAGATGGCCGGCCATTTGGGCGCCACCGACTTCGTGAATCCGAAGGACCACGGCGCGCCGATACAGGATGTGATCGTGGACCTGACCGACGGCGGCGTGGACTATTCGTTCGAATGCGTGGGCAACGTGGAACTGATGCGGGCTGCGCTCGAGTGCTGCCACAAGGGCTGGGGCGAGAGCACGATCATCGGCGTGGCCGGCGCCGGCCAGGAAATCGCCACCCGGCCTTTCCAGCTCGTGACCGGACGCGTGTGGCGGGGCACGGCATTCGGCGGAGTGCGCGGCCGCAGCGATCTCCCGGGCATAGTCGACCAGTACATGGCCGGGGAAATCGAAGTGGACCGGATGATCACGCACACGATGCAACTGGACGAGATCAACGACGCCTTCCACCTCATGCACGAGGGCGAAAGTATCCGTTCGGTGGTCTATTTCTGA